The Lates calcarifer isolate ASB-BC8 linkage group LG6, TLL_Latcal_v3, whole genome shotgun sequence genome includes a region encoding these proteins:
- the cnbpa gene encoding CCHC-type zinc finger, nucleic acid binding protein a isoform X3, with protein sequence MEMSSNSECFGCGRSGHWIKHCPNASGARGRGRGRGRGKELFCYRCGDQGHMARDCDQTEDACYNCHRSGHISRDCKEPKKEREQLCYTCGKAGHMARDCDHANEQKCYSCGGFGHIQKLCDKVKCYRCGEIGHVAVHCSKASETNCYNCGKAGHLAKECTIEATA encoded by the exons ATGGAGATGAGCAGCAACAGTGAGTGCTTTGGATGCGGCCGCTCCGGGCATTGGATCAAGCATTGCCCCAATGCCAGCGGTGCACGTGGACGTGGCAGGGGTCGGGGACGAGGCAAGG AGCTGTTCTGCTATCGTTGTGGAGACCAAGGACACATGGCCAGGGACTGCGACCAAACTGAGGATG CGTGCTACAACTGCCACAGGAGTGGCCACATTTCCCGGGACTGCAAGGAGCCCaaaaaggagagggagcagcTCTGCTACACCTGCGGCAAAGCTGGTCACATGGCCCGTGACTGTGATCATGCCAACGAGCAGAAGTGCTACTCCTGCGGTGGGTTTGGCCACATCCAGAAACTTTGCGATAAGGTGAAATGTTACAG GTGTGGTGAGATTGGTCATGTTGCTGTGCACTGCAGTAAAGCCAGCGAGACCAACTGCTACAACTGCGGAAAGGCGGGCCACCTGGCAAAAGAGTGCACCATTGAAGCCACCGCATAA
- the cnbpa gene encoding CCHC-type zinc finger, nucleic acid binding protein a isoform X1, whose product MEMSSNSECFGCGRSGHWIKHCPNASGARGRGRGRGRGKELFCYRCGDQGHMARDCDQTEDGVHSTCYNCHRSGHISRDCKEPKKEREQLCYTCGKAGHMARDCDHANEQKCYSCGGFGHIQKLCDKVKCYRCGEIGHVAVHCSKASETNCYNCGKAGHLAKECTIEATA is encoded by the exons ATGGAGATGAGCAGCAACAGTGAGTGCTTTGGATGCGGCCGCTCCGGGCATTGGATCAAGCATTGCCCCAATGCCAGCGGTGCACGTGGACGTGGCAGGGGTCGGGGACGAGGCAAGG AGCTGTTCTGCTATCGTTGTGGAGACCAAGGACACATGGCCAGGGACTGCGACCAAACTGAGGATGGTGTGCATTcca CGTGCTACAACTGCCACAGGAGTGGCCACATTTCCCGGGACTGCAAGGAGCCCaaaaaggagagggagcagcTCTGCTACACCTGCGGCAAAGCTGGTCACATGGCCCGTGACTGTGATCATGCCAACGAGCAGAAGTGCTACTCCTGCGGTGGGTTTGGCCACATCCAGAAACTTTGCGATAAGGTGAAATGTTACAG GTGTGGTGAGATTGGTCATGTTGCTGTGCACTGCAGTAAAGCCAGCGAGACCAACTGCTACAACTGCGGAAAGGCGGGCCACCTGGCAAAAGAGTGCACCATTGAAGCCACCGCATAA
- the cnbpa gene encoding CCHC-type zinc finger, nucleic acid binding protein a isoform X4, with amino-acid sequence MEMSSNSECFGCGRSGHWIKHCPNASGARGRGRGRGRELFCYRCGDQGHMARDCDQTEDACYNCHRSGHISRDCKEPKKEREQLCYTCGKAGHMARDCDHANEQKCYSCGGFGHIQKLCDKVKCYRCGEIGHVAVHCSKASETNCYNCGKAGHLAKECTIEATA; translated from the exons ATGGAGATGAGCAGCAACAGTGAGTGCTTTGGATGCGGCCGCTCCGGGCATTGGATCAAGCATTGCCCCAATGCCAGCGGTGCACGTGGACGTGGCAGGGGTCGGGGACGAG AGCTGTTCTGCTATCGTTGTGGAGACCAAGGACACATGGCCAGGGACTGCGACCAAACTGAGGATG CGTGCTACAACTGCCACAGGAGTGGCCACATTTCCCGGGACTGCAAGGAGCCCaaaaaggagagggagcagcTCTGCTACACCTGCGGCAAAGCTGGTCACATGGCCCGTGACTGTGATCATGCCAACGAGCAGAAGTGCTACTCCTGCGGTGGGTTTGGCCACATCCAGAAACTTTGCGATAAGGTGAAATGTTACAG GTGTGGTGAGATTGGTCATGTTGCTGTGCACTGCAGTAAAGCCAGCGAGACCAACTGCTACAACTGCGGAAAGGCGGGCCACCTGGCAAAAGAGTGCACCATTGAAGCCACCGCATAA
- the LOC108900164 gene encoding haloacid dehalogenase-like hydrolase domain-containing 5 — MKGLLPLCRGLYTLSNRQARRKAGIVGSRCGFCGTQSNSKPQPSFGLLFDIDGVLVRGRLLIPAAKKAFEKLVDSQGQFVVPVVFVTNAGNCLRQTKADQLSHILGVPITQDQVIMSHSPLRMFKKFHDKCVLVSGQGPVMEIAKNVGFKNVVSIDMLRESYPLLDMVDHNRRPKLPSNPVGNLPKVEAVVLFGEPIRWETNLQLIIDVLLTSGNLSSVHQTQKMPHLPLLACNMDLMWMAEAHSPRFGHGTFLVCLENIYKKITGKDLKYEALMGKPSELTYHFAEYLIRSQAMQRQWKLPITSLYAIGDNLMTDIYGANLYNRYLEERVARKNPKAIAKMVVATGSTAPVPQEEEIDNLWESELALPSATSCKSVLVCTGVYNPNAEVPSDASHCIKETVFHGHRDFRFDPALVEPGHIVQDVAEAVDLIFEQEKFVPQ; from the exons ATGAAGGGACTCCTGCCGCTTTGCCGGGGCTTGTACACCCTGAGTAACCGTCAAGCCAGACGAAAAGCTGGGATTGTCGGTTCTCGGTGCGGGTTTTGCGGAACTCAGTCTAATAGCAAG CCACAGCCAAGTTTTGGGCTGTTGTTCGACATTGATGGCGTACTTGTCCGGGGAAGGTTGCTAATCCCTGCCGCAAAAAAGGCGTTCGAGAAGTTGGTTGACTCTCAGGGACAATTTGTGGTGCCAGTTGTTTTTGTCACAAATGCAGGGAACTGCctcagacaaacaaaagcagaccAGCTTTCTCACATCCTGGGAGTACCT ATCACACAAGATCAAGTCATCATGTCTCATAGTCCCCTGAGGATGTTCAAGAAGTTCCATGATAAGTGTGTGCTGGTGTCAGGACAGGGGCCAGTCATGGAAATTGCTAAAAA CGTGGGCTTTAAGAATGTTGTCAGTATTGATATGCTGAGGGAATCGTACCCACTGCTGGACATGGTAGATCACAACAGGAGACCCAAACTGCCG TCCAATCCTGTTGGCAACCTTCCTAAGGTTGAAG ctgtggttCTGTTCGGGGAGCCGATTCGATGGGAGACCAACCTGCAGCTGATAATTGACGTGTTGTTGACCAGTGGTAACCTCAGCAGTGTTCACCAAACCCAAAAGATGCCTCATCTCCCCTTGCTTGCCTGCAACATGGATCTCATGTGGATGGCTGAAGCACATTCTCCACG GTTTGGCCATGGGACATTTCTCGTGTGCTTAGAAAACATATATAAGAAGATAACAGGTAAAGACCTGAAGTACGAGGCTCTCATGGGAAAACCTAGTGAGCTGACCTACCATTTTGCGGAATACCTCATCAGAAGCCAGGCCATGCAGCGGCAATGGAAACTTCCCATCACCTCCCTCTATGCTATCGG GGATAACCTTATGACTGACATCTATGGCGCCAATCTGTATAACCGCTACCTGGAGGAGAGAGTTGCCAGAAAGAACCCCAAAGCCATCGCTAAGATGGTGGTCGCCACAGGATCCACCGCTCCTGTGccccaggaggaggagatcgACAACCTGTGGGAGAGCGAGCTAGCGCTGCCCTCCGCGACTTCCTGCAAGTCAGTCCTAGTCTGCACAGGGGTCTACAACCCTAATGCGGAGGTGCCGTCTGATGCAAGCCACTGCATCAAAGAAACTGTGTTTCATGGGCACCGGGACTTCAGATTTGACCCTGCGCTTGTGGAACCAGGCCACATTGTTCAGGATGTGGCAGAAGCTGTTGACCTAATCTTTGAGCAGGAGAAGTTTGTGCCTCAGTAG
- the cnbpa gene encoding CCHC-type zinc finger, nucleic acid binding protein a isoform X2 has translation MEMSSNSECFGCGRSGHWIKHCPNASGARGRGRGRGRELFCYRCGDQGHMARDCDQTEDGVHSTCYNCHRSGHISRDCKEPKKEREQLCYTCGKAGHMARDCDHANEQKCYSCGGFGHIQKLCDKVKCYRCGEIGHVAVHCSKASETNCYNCGKAGHLAKECTIEATA, from the exons ATGGAGATGAGCAGCAACAGTGAGTGCTTTGGATGCGGCCGCTCCGGGCATTGGATCAAGCATTGCCCCAATGCCAGCGGTGCACGTGGACGTGGCAGGGGTCGGGGACGAG AGCTGTTCTGCTATCGTTGTGGAGACCAAGGACACATGGCCAGGGACTGCGACCAAACTGAGGATGGTGTGCATTcca CGTGCTACAACTGCCACAGGAGTGGCCACATTTCCCGGGACTGCAAGGAGCCCaaaaaggagagggagcagcTCTGCTACACCTGCGGCAAAGCTGGTCACATGGCCCGTGACTGTGATCATGCCAACGAGCAGAAGTGCTACTCCTGCGGTGGGTTTGGCCACATCCAGAAACTTTGCGATAAGGTGAAATGTTACAG GTGTGGTGAGATTGGTCATGTTGCTGTGCACTGCAGTAAAGCCAGCGAGACCAACTGCTACAACTGCGGAAAGGCGGGCCACCTGGCAAAAGAGTGCACCATTGAAGCCACCGCATAA